Sequence from the Gemmatimonadota bacterium genome:
TCGTTTTCCAGAAGTTCCCGGACGTTCGTCGCGACGTCCATCACCTGTTCTCCATCGGCCCGGTACACCTCGACGAATACAGCGGGATGGTTCTGATGCCGGACGATAAGGTCGGATTCCTGAAAACCGTCGCGGACCACGGCAATATCCCCGAGACGAACGACGGTTCCGTCACGCCTGCTGAGCAGGACGATATCTTCGAAATCCTGCTGGTCGTAGTTCTGGCCCAAAGTCCGGATCCGCACCTGGGATTCCCGGGTATCGATACTGCCGGCGGACAGGTTCAATGAACTGCGACGGATGGTATCGGCGATGTCGTTGAGTGTCAGGCCAAAGGCGCTCAGCCGATGGAGCGGTACCTCGATGGAGATTTCGTATTTCCGAACGCCGCTGACGTCGACCTGGGACACGGACGGAAGCACCGTGAGTTTATCCTCGATCTGATACGCCAATTCCTTCAGCGAGCGCTCGGACACGTCGCCGTAGACGATGAGCCGCATCAAGCTCATGCGGTTGTCCATCTCCCGGAAACTGGGACGATCGGCACCGGCCGGGAAAGACTGTATGCGATTGACCGCGGACTCGATATCGTTCAACGCCTGCGCCATGTCCGTACCGGAATCCATTTGAACCCGCACGGACGCGATTCCCGGGGCCGCCACGGACTTGACCGCCTTCACGTCATCCAGTCCGCTGACCTGATCCTCGATCTTGACGACGATCGACTCCTCGATCTCCTCCGGCGTGGCGCCTGGATAGGCCATCGACACTTCAATGTGGTAGAAGGGCGTGGTGGGCCACGCTTCACGGTCGATGCCGGTCAGCGAAACCAGGCCCGCGGCTACGATGGCCCACATCAACAGATTGGCGGCTACGCTGTTGCCCGCCATGTAGGCGATCGGACCGGAAGGTTCTTTATGATTGCCGTTTTCCATGCTCATGGGGTCTGGCCGGTCTCCGTCTGGACACGCATGCCTTCCGTCGTAAACCGGATCCCGCCGGTGACGGCGGCCTGGCCTTCTTCGAGGTCACCCGTCACATAGGCTATATCGCCGGTACGCTGAAGTACCTGCACTGGAACGATATGTACTGCGCCGCCATCACGGACGATCCAGACCTCGTTGCCGGATTGCAGCGCCGCTCGCGGAACCAGGTAGTAATCATCCCGCTCAAGACCGTTGATTTCCACTTCGACGTACTTGCCGACCAGCAGGGGGGGATTGCCGCCAGGACGAGCCGTGCCGTCCATGGGCTGTCCCGATCGAAAGGGATCCGGTACGCGTACGATTACGTCGATGGTGCGCGTTTGCCGGTCAACGTATGGCTCGCTTCGGTCCACGTAACCCGTCCAGGCATAGGATCCTTCACCGAAACGGGCGATTACGCGCGCACCGACGCTCCGGTTCCCGTCGCCCGCCGAAAGCGACCACAACCCAGGAATCAATGCGGCATCGGAATCGGATAGCGGCACGACGACTTCCACGGCATCGGCGGCGAAAACGCTTGCGACCGGCTGGCCGGCGGCAACGATCTGTCCCACATCCACGGACTCTTCCTGTACGAAGCCGTCGAAAGGTGCGGTTATATGGGTTCTGGACAGGGCGAGATTGGCCTCGGCGAGACGTGCTTCATCGCGATCCAGTGCGGCCTGGGCCGCCTTCAGCTGTGGATCTCTCAACGCGAGTGGATTTGCGTTGTCTTCCGAAGAAGCATTCCCTTTGCGCGCAGTGTAGAGATCGTGCTGTGAACGGGCAATCGACGCCTGTTCCTCCTCCCGCAGCAATGCCAGTTGACTGGCCGCGAGACCGGCCTCCGCTTCCCGCACCCGGTACCGGTAGTCGACATCCTCGATGCGGAAGAGCGTATCCCCCGCCGCGATCCGGCCGCCACTCAGGAACCCCGGGTCGACCCACGCGATTCTGCCGCCTACCTGCGAAACGACATCGATCTCCGCACTCGGCCTTACCGTACCGGAACCGAACACCGGAACGGGTCCGGATCCCGCGGTGACCAGGCCCGTCTGAACGAAGGGTACCTGGGGCGGCTGTTCCGTGCGCGTCGGTTGCGGGGCCAGCGAAATCAACAGGGCGGCCAATGCCACGGAAACTCCGAGTATGCCGCCGGCAACGAGAAAACTGGTTAAACGCGACATGGCTTATTCACTCCGTTGGAGGACGGGCAGAAAGACGACCGTCCGGCTGGGGCTGCCGCAGCATGAGACGCTCACGGTCGGTGGCGGTCCAGGTGCCGCCCAGTGCGCGATGGAGAGCGAGCCTGGCGTAACCCAGGTCCCGCGCCGCTGCCGCCAGTATCGACTGCGCCGCTAAATGGGTCTGTTCCGCCGCCAGGAACGCTTCGTATGCCCCCACGCCTGATACGTATCTTTGCTCCTGCAGCGCCGATTCGGACCGGGTTTCATCGGAGATGGCGGCCAGCAGCGCATGTCTGCGGCGACTGGCGTCGAGTCCCACCAGGGCCGATTCGACTTCGTTTACCGCGGTGACTACGGAGCGTCCATAGGCGGCAGCGGCCTCGTTCAGCCGCGCCTCCGCGATCGCTATACTGTTCCGAATCCGGGAACCCTGGAATACGGGACCCAGCAAATTCGCGGTGAGGTTCCTGAACCATTGATCGGGGTCGAACCATTCGCTCGAATCGGTGCTTTGCAGGCCGATCGCGCCCTGCAGAGACAACCTAGGCAGCAGGTCGGCGCGCCGCGCGCCGACGGAAAACCGCGCCGCTTCCACACGCTGCATGGCCGCGAGGACATCGGGCCGCTGGACCATGAGATCGGCCGGGATGCCCGCGGGGACGGGATCGAGTGAAGGCGCAGGACCGGCGGAATCGGACAGCGTATGTGCCAGGTCGGCCCGGAAGCCACCCATGAGTATC
This genomic interval carries:
- a CDS encoding efflux RND transporter periplasmic adaptor subunit is translated as MSRLTSFLVAGGILGVSVALAALLISLAPQPTRTEQPPQVPFVQTGLVTAGSGPVPVFGSGTVRPSAEIDVVSQVGGRIAWVDPGFLSGGRIAAGDTLFRIEDVDYRYRVREAEAGLAASQLALLREEEQASIARSQHDLYTARKGNASSEDNANPLALRDPQLKAAQAALDRDEARLAEANLALSRTHITAPFDGFVQEESVDVGQIVAAGQPVASVFAADAVEVVVPLSDSDAALIPGLWSLSAGDGNRSVGARVIARFGEGSYAWTGYVDRSEPYVDRQTRTIDVIVRVPDPFRSGQPMDGTARPGGNPPLLVGKYVEVEINGLERDDYYLVPRAALQSGNEVWIVRDGGAVHIVPVQVLQRTGDIAYVTGDLEEGQAAVTGGIRFTTEGMRVQTETGQTP